In the genome of Flavobacterium panacagri, one region contains:
- a CDS encoding response regulator transcription factor, whose amino-acid sequence MHILIVEDELGIVQFLKQGLQEEGYQVTTANDGSKGFEVVQEQKFDLILLDWMLPKINGLDLCKAIRVKDQTTPIIFLTAKDTVQETIEGLKAGANDYIKKPFSFEELVERIKVHFRNKKQTEILTLGTITIDLSKHIVLKGEEEISLTQREFELLTYLIQHKGKVCTRNQILRDVWEINFEYDTGVIDVFMNAIRKKLNLKIEEDYIKTIRGIGYIAND is encoded by the coding sequence ATGCATATTTTAATAGTTGAAGACGAACTAGGAATTGTTCAGTTTCTTAAACAGGGTTTACAGGAAGAAGGTTATCAGGTAACCACAGCAAATGATGGTTCTAAAGGCTTTGAGGTGGTTCAGGAACAAAAATTTGATTTGATTCTGTTGGATTGGATGCTTCCAAAAATTAATGGACTAGATCTTTGTAAAGCCATTAGGGTCAAAGATCAAACCACTCCAATTATTTTTCTAACCGCTAAAGATACCGTTCAGGAGACAATTGAAGGCTTAAAAGCCGGAGCAAATGATTATATCAAAAAACCGTTTAGTTTTGAGGAACTGGTAGAACGTATAAAAGTTCATTTCAGAAACAAAAAACAAACCGAAATCTTAACGCTTGGAACAATTACGATTGATTTATCAAAGCATATTGTTTTAAAAGGAGAAGAAGAAATTTCACTTACTCAGAGAGAATTCGAATTGTTGACCTATTTGATTCAGCATAAAGGAAAAGTCTGTACTAGAAACCAGATTTTAAGGGATGTTTGGGAGATAAACTTCGAATATGATACTGGTGTAATTGATGTTTTTATGAATGCTATTCGTAAAAAACTGAACCTTAAAATCGAGGAAGATTATATTAAAACCATCCGTGGCATTGGATATATTGCCAATGATTAA
- a CDS encoding sensor histidine kinase, whose product MTSLSFKNRIALNYILTTGLLVLVVFSAIYFIVKLTVYNHIDENLNIEIQDHLKEIRMENKKVIFMDVEEWEEREHNSVDVNPVFVQFLDLNKKIIEKSPNLKNEKLIFHENKEHFQLFDTKLLGSKIRQIQVPLHLKEKKIGYLIIAMSLSDSSKVLENLLDTLMIAFPIILLLLFFLARFFAGRSIKPINEIINTSKIITKDNLKTRIPLPKTRDELFTLSKTINNLLNRIEDAIEREKQFTSDASHELRTPLTVIKGTLEVLIRKPRDSKEYEEKINYCINEVDHLNSLVDQLLMMARFENQKQNIRQENVYLNAIVLDVLTLNSEKIKTKKLNVILDATEEFNIYSDNYLIVTILRNIISNAIKYSKDHTEVKISLSRENNKINCVVLDQGIGIAKEDLESILNPFFRSDSLNHSEIKGTGLGLFIVKRMTDLLQVKFKIESEIGTGTKVLLIFNEFDNSLK is encoded by the coding sequence ATGACTTCATTATCTTTTAAAAACAGAATTGCCTTAAATTATATTTTAACCACGGGACTTTTGGTTTTGGTGGTTTTTTCGGCTATTTATTTTATTGTAAAACTGACGGTTTACAATCATATTGATGAGAATTTAAATATTGAAATTCAGGATCATTTGAAGGAAATCAGGATGGAAAACAAAAAAGTAATCTTTATGGATGTTGAAGAATGGGAGGAGCGGGAACATAATTCTGTTGATGTAAATCCTGTTTTTGTCCAGTTTTTGGATTTGAATAAAAAGATCATTGAAAAGTCGCCTAATTTAAAGAATGAAAAACTGATTTTTCATGAAAACAAAGAACATTTTCAGCTTTTTGATACCAAATTATTAGGAAGTAAAATTCGTCAGATTCAAGTTCCGCTTCATTTAAAGGAAAAGAAAATTGGGTATTTGATCATTGCAATGTCATTATCAGATTCTTCAAAAGTTTTAGAGAATTTACTGGATACATTAATGATTGCGTTTCCAATTATTTTATTGTTGCTGTTTTTTCTGGCTCGTTTCTTTGCTGGACGAAGTATAAAGCCGATAAATGAGATCATAAATACCTCAAAAATTATTACAAAAGATAATTTAAAAACAAGGATTCCACTTCCAAAAACAAGGGATGAATTGTTTACACTTTCTAAAACAATCAATAATTTATTAAACCGAATTGAAGATGCAATAGAACGTGAAAAACAATTCACTTCAGACGCTTCTCATGAGTTGCGAACACCTTTAACTGTAATTAAAGGAACACTTGAAGTACTGATACGTAAACCTAGAGATAGTAAGGAATATGAAGAAAAAATAAATTATTGTATTAATGAAGTGGATCATCTAAATTCTTTGGTCGATCAACTATTAATGATGGCTCGTTTTGAAAATCAAAAACAGAATATTCGTCAGGAGAATGTTTATTTGAATGCGATCGTTTTAGATGTGTTGACTTTAAACTCAGAGAAGATAAAAACTAAAAAACTAAATGTCATTTTAGATGCTACAGAAGAATTTAATATTTATTCTGACAATTATTTGATTGTTACTATTCTTCGAAATATTATTTCAAATGCAATAAAATATTCAAAAGACCATACTGAAGTTAAGATTTCATTATCTAGAGAGAACAATAAAATTAATTGTGTTGTTTTAGATCAAGGAATTGGGATTGCAAAAGAGGATTTAGAATCTATTTTGAATCCGTTTTTCAGGTCAGATTCCTTAAATCATTCCGAAATAAAAGGAACAGGACTTGGATTGTTTATTGTAAAACGAATGACAGACCTGCTTCAGGTTAAATTTAAAATAGAAAGCGAGATAGGCACAGGAACCAAAGTTTTACTGATTTTTAATGAGTTTGATAATTCGTTAAAGTAA
- the hisG gene encoding ATP phosphoribosyltransferase, protein MSTLKIAIQKSGRLNEDSIQILKDCGISINNGIDQLKAEASNFPLEVLYLRNSDIPQYLIDGVVDLAIVGDNLLVEKGKGIEVIQKLGFSKCKVSVAVPKTFEYNSVQDLAGLRIATSYPNTVNEYFSKFGLTVDIHQISGSVEIAPNIGLADAIVDIVSSGSTLFKNNLKEVEVILKSEAVLAVSPKVSPEIQKHIDTLKFRIQAVLRARNSKYILMNVPNDKIDAVGKILPVLRSLTVLPLAQEGWSSVHSVIDKDTFWDVIDQLKEVGAEGILVCPIEKMVL, encoded by the coding sequence ATGAGTACTTTAAAAATTGCAATTCAAAAATCTGGACGTTTAAACGAAGACAGCATTCAAATCTTAAAAGACTGCGGCATCTCAATCAACAACGGAATTGACCAGTTAAAAGCTGAAGCTTCCAATTTTCCTCTTGAAGTTTTATATTTAAGAAATTCAGATATTCCGCAATATTTGATTGACGGAGTAGTAGATTTAGCTATTGTTGGCGACAATCTTTTAGTAGAAAAAGGAAAAGGAATTGAAGTAATTCAAAAACTGGGTTTTTCTAAATGTAAGGTTTCAGTAGCAGTTCCTAAAACATTCGAATACAATTCTGTACAAGATTTAGCAGGTTTAAGAATTGCAACATCTTATCCGAATACAGTTAACGAATATTTTAGTAAATTCGGTTTAACTGTAGATATTCACCAAATTTCAGGTTCTGTGGAAATTGCACCAAATATTGGTCTTGCAGACGCGATTGTAGATATTGTTTCAAGTGGCAGTACTTTGTTTAAAAACAATTTAAAAGAAGTTGAAGTTATCTTAAAAAGTGAAGCGGTTTTAGCTGTTTCTCCAAAAGTTTCTCCGGAAATCCAAAAACACATTGATACTTTGAAATTCAGAATTCAGGCGGTTTTAAGAGCAAGAAATTCTAAATATATTTTGATGAACGTTCCTAATGATAAAATCGATGCAGTTGGAAAAATTCTTCCGGTTTTAAGAAGTTTAACGGTTCTTCCTTTGGCACAAGAAGGTTGGAGCAGTGTTCACTCTGTAATCGATAAAGATACCTTTTGGGATGTAATAGATCAATTGAAAGAAGTAGGAGCAGAAGGAATTTTAGTTTGTCCAATTGAGAAAATGGTACTATAA
- the hisD gene encoding histidinol dehydrogenase, giving the protein MNKINNPKPETWSDILKRPTQTIDDIEITVKEIFREVQKKGDEAVAKYTSIFDGISLENYEVTSEEISEAVNLIPSELKEAIELAKNNIYKFHKAQKTDRVEVETIEGVNCWQEKRPIQKIGLYIPGGTAPLFSTVLMLAVPAEIAGCKEIVLCSPPDKKGKINPAILYAANLCGVTKILKVGGIQAIAGMTFGTQSIPKVYKIFGPGNQFVTVAKQLATQFGVAIDMPAGPSELLIVADDTAVPAFVASDLLSQAEHGTDSQVILVSTSKKLIDEVEKEVQSQLEVLPRKAIAEKAIENSKLIYVENDQTALDLINEYGPEHFIICSEYDDFYCNGIVNAGSVFIGNYTPESAGDYASGTNHTLPTNGYAKNYSGVNLDSFMKSMTFQKISEKGIQNIGKAIELMAEAEGLQAHKNAVTLRLQSCEVSKTS; this is encoded by the coding sequence ATGAACAAGATAAATAATCCAAAACCAGAAACCTGGTCAGATATATTAAAAAGACCAACTCAAACCATTGACGATATTGAGATTACGGTAAAAGAAATCTTCAGGGAAGTTCAGAAAAAAGGAGATGAAGCTGTTGCAAAATATACTTCGATTTTTGACGGAATCTCATTAGAGAATTACGAAGTAACTTCAGAAGAAATTTCAGAAGCAGTTAATTTGATTCCAAGTGAATTAAAAGAAGCGATTGAATTAGCAAAAAATAACATTTATAAATTTCACAAAGCTCAGAAAACCGATAGAGTTGAAGTTGAAACTATCGAAGGCGTAAATTGCTGGCAGGAAAAAAGACCAATTCAAAAAATTGGTTTATACATTCCAGGCGGAACTGCACCTTTGTTTTCAACAGTTTTAATGTTGGCTGTTCCGGCTGAAATTGCAGGTTGTAAAGAAATCGTATTGTGTTCTCCTCCTGATAAAAAAGGAAAAATAAATCCAGCTATTTTATACGCAGCAAATTTATGCGGTGTTACTAAAATCCTAAAAGTAGGCGGAATTCAGGCAATTGCAGGAATGACATTTGGAACACAGTCAATTCCTAAAGTATATAAAATATTTGGGCCAGGAAATCAGTTTGTAACGGTAGCAAAACAATTAGCGACTCAGTTTGGTGTTGCAATAGATATGCCGGCTGGACCATCAGAATTATTAATTGTTGCTGATGATACTGCAGTTCCTGCTTTTGTAGCTTCGGATTTATTATCTCAGGCAGAACACGGAACAGATAGTCAGGTAATTTTGGTTTCAACTTCAAAAAAACTGATTGACGAAGTAGAAAAAGAAGTTCAATCACAATTAGAAGTATTGCCTAGGAAAGCTATTGCAGAAAAAGCGATTGAAAACTCGAAATTGATTTATGTTGAAAATGATCAGACAGCTTTAGATTTAATCAACGAATACGGGCCAGAACACTTTATTATCTGCTCTGAATACGATGATTTCTACTGTAACGGAATCGTAAATGCAGGTTCTGTATTTATTGGAAATTACACGCCGGAAAGTGCTGGAGATTACGCTTCAGGAACCAATCATACATTGCCTACAAATGGTTATGCCAAAAACTACAGCGGTGTAAACCTGGATAGCTTTATGAAATCAATGACATTTCAGAAAATATCTGAAAAAGGAATTCAGAATATTGGAAAAGCAATAGAATTGATGGCTGAAGCCGAAGGATTACAGGCACATAAAAACGCGGTAACTTTACGTCTGCAGTCCTGTGAGGTTTCCAAAACCTCGTAG
- the hisC gene encoding histidinol-phosphate transaminase gives MNTFDINTITRENVKSLKPYSSARDEFEDFDTAEMIFLDANENPYQNGVNRYPDPQQNSVKAILAKNNLTKQSQILLGNGSDEVLDLLFRAFCEPNKDNIISLPPTYGMYGVLANINAVENREVLLTIDFQPQVEKILEAVDHNTKIIFLCSPNNPTGNSFSDESVVKLLQNFKGLVVIDEAYIDFSEKESWLVEIDAYPNLVITQTLSKAYGLAGIRLGICYASEAVISILNKIKPPYNVNELTQQRAIERLKDSEKIKQEIASIIEQREELLKVLLEVNFVEKVYPTEANFILAKVDDANKRYDQLIEKGIVIRNRTTQPLCENCLRFTIGTKEENAVVIRELKLLN, from the coding sequence ATGAATACTTTCGATATAAATACAATTACACGTGAAAACGTAAAATCGTTAAAACCCTATTCTTCTGCAAGAGATGAGTTTGAAGATTTTGATACAGCCGAAATGATTTTTTTGGATGCCAATGAAAATCCGTATCAAAATGGCGTAAATAGATATCCCGACCCACAACAAAATTCAGTTAAAGCGATTTTAGCAAAAAATAATTTGACAAAACAAAGTCAGATTTTATTAGGAAACGGAAGCGATGAAGTGCTTGATTTGCTTTTCAGGGCTTTCTGCGAACCTAATAAGGACAATATTATTTCACTGCCTCCAACTTACGGAATGTACGGCGTTTTGGCTAATATTAATGCAGTTGAAAACAGGGAAGTTTTACTTACAATAGATTTTCAGCCACAAGTTGAGAAGATTTTAGAAGCAGTTGATCACAATACAAAAATCATCTTTTTGTGCTCTCCAAATAATCCGACAGGAAATTCATTTTCAGATGAAAGTGTAGTGAAATTGCTTCAAAACTTTAAAGGTTTGGTGGTTATAGATGAAGCTTACATCGACTTTTCGGAAAAAGAAAGCTGGTTGGTAGAAATTGATGCTTATCCGAATTTAGTAATTACACAAACGCTATCAAAAGCGTATGGTCTGGCTGGAATTCGTTTAGGAATTTGTTATGCTTCTGAAGCTGTAATCTCAATTTTAAATAAGATCAAACCGCCTTACAACGTAAACGAATTAACACAGCAAAGAGCAATTGAACGTTTAAAAGATTCAGAAAAAATAAAACAAGAAATTGCTTCTATTATTGAACAAAGAGAAGAATTACTTAAAGTTTTGCTTGAAGTGAATTTTGTAGAAAAAGTGTATCCAACAGAAGCCAATTTTATCTTAGCAAAAGTAGATGATGCCAATAAAAGATACGATCAATTAATTGAAAAAGGAATTGTAATTCGTAACAGAACCACACAACCTTTATGCGAAAATTGTCTCCGTTTTACCATTGGAACAAAAGAAGAAAATGCGGTTGTAATTAGAGAATTGAAGTTGCTGAACTAG
- the hisB gene encoding bifunctional histidinol-phosphatase/imidazoleglycerol-phosphate dehydratase HisB, whose product MKKVLFIDRDGTIVLEPENYQLDSLDKLEFYPKAFQYLAKIANELDYELAMVTNQDGLGTDSFPEDTFWPTQNFILRAFENEGVLFDEIFVDRSFPEENAPTRKPRTGMLTKYLNNPEYDLANSFVLGDRLTDVELAKNLGAKAIFMNDTDGAGSNEIAAKREELDETIVLQSMDWKTIYEFLKLEARSASITRKTNETDIYINLNLDGTGKSKIDTGIAFFDHMLDQISRHGQMDLEILVKGDLEVDEHHTIEDTAIALGEVFAKALGNKLGIERYGFCLPMDDCLAQAAIDFGGRNWLIWETEFKREMVGKMPTEMFYHFFKSFTDGAKANLNIKAEGINEHHKIEAIFKAFAKAIKVAVKRDTEKMILPSTKGML is encoded by the coding sequence ATGAAAAAAGTACTTTTTATCGATCGTGACGGAACGATTGTTTTAGAACCTGAAAATTATCAATTAGACAGCTTGGATAAACTAGAATTTTATCCAAAAGCTTTTCAATATTTGGCAAAAATTGCCAATGAACTAGATTACGAACTAGCAATGGTAACCAATCAGGACGGATTAGGAACCGATAGTTTTCCTGAAGACACATTCTGGCCAACGCAGAATTTTATTTTAAGAGCCTTTGAAAACGAAGGTGTTTTATTTGATGAAATTTTTGTTGATCGATCTTTTCCAGAAGAAAACGCGCCAACTCGCAAACCTAGAACCGGAATGCTGACTAAATATTTAAATAATCCAGAATATGATTTAGCTAATTCTTTTGTTTTAGGCGATCGTTTAACCGATGTAGAATTGGCTAAAAACCTTGGAGCAAAAGCCATTTTTATGAACGATACGGATGGAGCTGGTAGCAACGAAATTGCAGCAAAACGTGAAGAATTAGACGAAACAATTGTTTTACAGTCAATGGATTGGAAAACGATTTATGAGTTTTTAAAATTAGAAGCACGTTCAGCATCCATTACAAGAAAAACAAATGAAACTGATATTTACATCAATCTGAATCTTGACGGAACTGGAAAAAGCAAAATCGACACTGGAATTGCCTTTTTTGACCACATGTTGGATCAAATCTCGCGTCACGGACAAATGGACTTGGAAATCCTTGTAAAAGGCGATTTAGAAGTTGATGAGCACCACACAATAGAAGATACAGCAATTGCTTTAGGAGAGGTTTTCGCTAAAGCTTTAGGAAATAAACTAGGGATTGAGCGTTACGGATTCTGTCTTCCAATGGATGATTGTTTAGCGCAGGCTGCAATTGACTTCGGAGGAAGAAACTGGCTAATTTGGGAAACGGAATTCAAACGCGAAATGGTAGGTAAAATGCCAACAGAAATGTTTTATCATTTCTTTAAATCGTTTACAGATGGAGCAAAAGCCAATTTAAATATCAAAGCAGAAGGAATCAACGAACATCACAAAATCGAAGCCATTTTTAAAGCTTTTGCAAAAGCCATAAAAGTAGCCGTAAAAAGAGATACAGAAAAAATGATTTTGCCTTCGACGAAAGGGATGCTTTAA
- a CDS encoding SMI1/KNR4 family protein encodes MDLFNYTISIWNEAGIKLQSAASEELILEFEKKINFKFPKDFKSFYLKVNGFVDFEWNKNMISLWSLERIYEDYKLEQNLDYIAFCDYLINSHSMGYMKSKNGIFMNTTNEKVCETFEEFIGLLNTNSDKLY; translated from the coding sequence ATGGATTTATTTAATTATACAATATCTATTTGGAATGAAGCAGGTATAAAATTACAATCTGCTGCTTCAGAGGAATTAATTTTAGAATTTGAAAAGAAAATAAATTTTAAATTTCCAAAAGACTTTAAATCTTTTTATTTGAAAGTAAACGGATTTGTAGATTTTGAATGGAATAAAAATATGATTTCATTGTGGTCTTTAGAAAGAATATATGAAGACTATAAATTAGAACAGAATCTTGATTACATTGCTTTTTGCGATTATTTAATAAATTCTCATTCTATGGGTTATATGAAGAGCAAAAATGGAATTTTCATGAATACCACAAACGAAAAAGTATGTGAAACATTTGAAGAATTTATAGGTTTGTTAAATACGAATTCAGATAAATTATATTAA
- the hisH gene encoding imidazole glycerol phosphate synthase subunit HisH codes for MKIVIINYGAGNIQSIMFAIERLGFKAVLSNDPEEIKSAEKVIFPGVGEASSAMTKLRESGLDSLIPELKQPVLGICLGMQLMCNKTEEGNTEGLGIFDVDVLKFSNKVKAPQMGWNQIYDLKSDLFKDISENEFMYLVHSFYAPNCEESIATTNYDVEYASALQKDNFYGTQFHPEKSGDVGEKILGNFLKI; via the coding sequence ATGAAAATAGTAATTATAAATTACGGAGCAGGAAATATTCAGAGCATTATGTTTGCCATTGAAAGATTGGGGTTTAAAGCTGTTCTGAGTAATGATCCTGAAGAAATAAAATCAGCTGAGAAAGTGATTTTTCCTGGTGTGGGCGAGGCGAGTTCAGCGATGACTAAACTTCGTGAAAGTGGTTTAGACAGTTTAATTCCAGAATTGAAACAACCCGTTTTAGGAATCTGTCTCGGAATGCAGTTAATGTGTAATAAAACCGAAGAAGGAAATACAGAAGGTTTGGGAATTTTTGATGTTGATGTTTTAAAATTCTCCAACAAAGTAAAAGCTCCGCAAATGGGCTGGAATCAGATTTATGATTTGAAATCGGATTTGTTCAAAGATATTTCAGAAAATGAATTTATGTATTTGGTTCATAGTTTTTATGCGCCAAATTGCGAAGAATCTATTGCTACAACAAATTACGATGTTGAATATGCATCTGCATTACAAAAAGATAATTTTTACGGAACTCAATTTCATCCAGAGAAAAGTGGTGATGTTGGGGAGAAAATATTAGGCAATTTCCTTAAAATCTAA
- the hisA gene encoding 1-(5-phosphoribosyl)-5-[(5-phosphoribosylamino)methylideneamino]imidazole-4-carboxamide isomerase, producing MRIIPAIDIIDGKCVRLSKGDYDTKIIYNENPLEVAKSFEAHGIEYLHLVDLDGAKSSKIVNYRILEQIATQTSLKIDFGGGLKSDDDLRIAFESGANQITGGSIAVKNRAIFEKWISEYGSDKIILGADAKDEKIAVSGWLEESNEDLVPFIQDYQSKGIQYVICTDIAKDGMLQGPSFDLYSKILAEAKGVKLIASGGISTFEELPKLAELGCEGTIIGKAIYEGRISLKQLENYIIGL from the coding sequence ATGAGAATAATACCAGCCATAGATATAATTGACGGAAAATGTGTTCGTTTGTCCAAAGGCGATTATGATACCAAAATAATTTACAATGAAAACCCGCTTGAAGTGGCGAAATCATTTGAAGCTCACGGAATTGAATATCTTCATTTAGTAGATTTAGATGGTGCTAAATCAAGTAAAATTGTCAACTATAGAATCTTAGAGCAAATTGCCACACAAACCAGTTTAAAAATTGATTTTGGAGGTGGCTTAAAATCGGATGATGATTTGAGAATTGCTTTTGAAAGCGGTGCAAACCAAATTACAGGTGGAAGTATTGCAGTAAAAAACAGAGCAATTTTCGAAAAATGGATTTCAGAATACGGCTCAGATAAAATAATTTTAGGCGCTGATGCTAAAGACGAAAAAATTGCGGTTTCTGGCTGGTTAGAAGAATCAAACGAAGATTTAGTGCCATTTATTCAAGACTATCAGTCAAAAGGAATTCAGTACGTTATATGTACTGATATTGCTAAAGACGGAATGCTTCAAGGCCCAAGTTTTGATTTATACAGTAAAATTTTAGCAGAAGCTAAGGGAGTAAAATTAATCGCTTCAGGAGGAATTTCAACTTTTGAAGAATTGCCGAAATTAGCTGAATTAGGTTGTGAAGGAACGATAATCGGAAAAGCGATTTACGAAGGAAGAATCAGCTTGAAACAATTAGAGAACTATATAATTGGTTTATAG
- the hisF gene encoding imidazole glycerol phosphate synthase subunit HisF, giving the protein MLAKRIIPCLDIKNGRTVKGVNFVDLRDAGDPVELAEIYSGEGADELVFLDISATEERRKTLVNMVRSVAEKINIPFTVGGGISSVEDVDILLNNGADKVSINSSAVKNPQLINDLAQKFGSQCVVVAIDAKQIDGQWIVHLVGGKVPTELNLFDWAVEVAERGAGEILFTSMDNDGTKNGFANEALAKLSELVNIPIIASGGAGNIQHFVDSFKEGKADAALAASVFHFKEIEIKVLKQELKNNGIEVRL; this is encoded by the coding sequence ATGTTAGCAAAAAGAATTATACCTTGCTTAGATATAAAAAACGGAAGAACTGTAAAAGGCGTTAATTTCGTTGATTTGCGTGATGCTGGAGATCCGGTAGAATTGGCTGAAATTTACTCGGGTGAAGGTGCGGACGAATTGGTTTTTCTGGATATTTCAGCAACTGAAGAACGACGCAAAACACTGGTAAATATGGTGCGAAGCGTTGCAGAGAAAATCAATATTCCGTTTACGGTTGGAGGTGGAATTTCATCTGTTGAAGACGTCGATATTCTGCTGAATAATGGAGCTGATAAAGTTTCGATTAATTCATCGGCAGTAAAAAATCCGCAGTTGATAAACGATTTAGCACAGAAATTTGGAAGTCAGTGTGTTGTTGTAGCAATTGATGCTAAACAAATTGACGGACAATGGATAGTACATTTAGTTGGAGGAAAAGTGCCTACGGAATTAAATTTATTCGATTGGGCTGTTGAAGTAGCAGAACGTGGTGCGGGAGAAATCCTGTTTACATCAATGGATAACGACGGAACTAAAAATGGTTTTGCAAATGAAGCTTTGGCTAAACTTTCAGAATTAGTTAATATTCCAATAATTGCTTCTGGAGGAGCAGGAAACATACAACATTTTGTAGATTCTTTTAAAGAAGGAAAAGCAGATGCCGCTTTAGCAGCAAGTGTTTTTCATTTTAAAGAAATTGAAATTAAAGTTTTGAAACAGGAACTTAAGAATAATGGAATTGAAGTAAGGTTATAA
- the hisIE gene encoding bifunctional phosphoribosyl-AMP cyclohydrolase/phosphoribosyl-ATP diphosphatase HisIE has product MEIDIKSAHGLIPAIIQDSETKNVLMLGYMNEESLQKTIETQKVTFFSRSKQRLWTKGEESGNFLNLVSIKNDCDGDTLLIQAKPVGPTCHTGADTCWQEPNDVNYGFISHLENTIKIRRENADSEKSYVASLFEKGINKIAQKVGEEAVEVVIEAKDNNDDLFLSESADLLFHYLILLQAKGYQLNDVVEVLKKRQK; this is encoded by the coding sequence ATGGAAATTGATATCAAAAGCGCACACGGATTAATTCCAGCGATAATTCAGGATTCAGAAACAAAAAATGTTTTGATGCTGGGTTATATGAACGAAGAATCGCTTCAAAAAACAATAGAAACGCAGAAAGTAACTTTCTTCAGCCGTTCCAAACAAAGACTTTGGACGAAAGGCGAGGAGAGTGGCAATTTTTTGAATTTGGTTAGCATCAAAAATGACTGCGATGGCGATACGCTTTTGATTCAGGCAAAACCTGTAGGCCCAACATGTCACACAGGTGCCGATACTTGCTGGCAGGAACCAAATGATGTAAATTATGGTTTTATTTCTCATTTAGAAAACACAATCAAAATTAGAAGAGAAAATGCTGATTCGGAGAAAAGTTATGTCGCTTCTCTATTTGAAAAAGGAATTAATAAAATCGCGCAGAAAGTTGGTGAAGAAGCAGTCGAAGTCGTAATTGAAGCAAAAGATAATAATGATGATTTATTCCTTAGCGAAAGCGCCGATTTGCTATTTCATTATTTAATTTTATTGCAAGCAAAAGGATATCAATTGAATGATGTTGTTGAAGTTTTGAAGAAGCGTCAAAAGTAA
- a CDS encoding carbohydrate-binding family 9-like protein gives MFSIVAYSQNIPVYKTNNPIRIDGNLSDWDKPFLGPFVIHNSGEKALQNTYVSFLWNDENLYIAYNCTDSDIIGKPQTKDAQIFYTDDLVEIFLDPDGDGQNYVEIGVNAFSTNYDLLLRCISPECGGWKTETGFNIKGMETVSNINPEGYTVEIKIPFASLEKIKNANFSKPKTGTKWKANVFRIDYGKMIEYQALQPYKSLKFGFHQPEEFAVFEFLE, from the coding sequence ATGTTTTCCATAGTCGCCTATTCACAAAATATTCCTGTATATAAAACCAATAATCCAATAAGAATTGATGGAAATTTATCCGATTGGGATAAACCTTTTTTAGGGCCTTTTGTTATTCATAATTCTGGAGAAAAGGCTTTGCAAAATACTTATGTTTCTTTTTTATGGAATGATGAAAATCTGTATATCGCATACAATTGCACCGATTCAGATATCATTGGAAAACCACAAACCAAAGACGCACAAATCTTTTACACTGATGATTTAGTGGAAATTTTTCTAGATCCGGATGGAGATGGACAAAATTATGTAGAAATAGGTGTAAATGCTTTTTCAACCAATTATGATCTACTTTTGAGATGTATTTCGCCTGAATGCGGAGGATGGAAAACAGAAACAGGCTTTAACATTAAAGGAATGGAAACAGTCAGCAATATAAATCCAGAAGGTTATACCGTTGAAATTAAAATTCCTTTTGCAAGTTTAGAAAAAATTAAAAATGCTAATTTTTCTAAACCAAAAACAGGTACAAAATGGAAAGCAAATGTTTTTAGAATTGATTATGGAAAAATGATTGAATACCAAGCATTACAACCTTATAAGAGCTTAAAATTTGGTTTTCATCAGCCGGAAGAATTTGCTGTTTTTGAGTTTTTGGAATAG